Proteins from one Ricinus communis isolate WT05 ecotype wild-type chromosome 9, ASM1957865v1, whole genome shotgun sequence genomic window:
- the LOC107261560 gene encoding uncharacterized protein LOC107261560, with the protein MARIRIPTRKTGFLSIPNLLHFHYQSSKPTKTLTMAVSQSDSKRPTCPSCSKPSRLCLCTRIQNPGLENKVSITILQHSLEKKHPLNSARIAKLGLTNVDVVTVSDVNFSAQFFIRLLESGSGLNGLESLDFYSKESQKKKLDDMGSIKDSGNLLEDCDLVLGTQNESRINKCISVKNFGSICFTISKYGVISHVDTIWKYQIQPQERLNLGQILTCKVAVDAIAKGFLVKKLQRRQLSSSINLEEYEEFELMVPPGSALLFPSDTAVGVDELKEMNFGVKNLIVLDGTWAKAKRMYKENPWLRFLPHLKLDLDKLSLYNEVRHQPNAGCLSTIESIVYALKAVGDNSEGLDSLLDVFESMVGDQRRCKNERLSKVSPT; encoded by the coding sequence ATGGCACGAATACGAATACCGACCCGAAAAACTGGATTCTTGTCAATCCCCAATCTCCTCCATTTCCATTACCAGAGCTCTAAGCCTACTAAAACCCTAACCATGGCAGTATCCCAGTCCGATTCCAAGAGACCCACCTGCCCGTCTTGCTCTAAACCATCACGTCTCTGCCTCTGTACTCGGATCCAGAATCCGGGTCTTGAGAACAAGGTGAGTATAACCATACTTCAACACAGTTTAGAGAAAAAGCACCCTCTTAATTCTGCTAGGATTGCGAAACTTGGACTTACAAATGTTGATGTAGTCACTGTGTCTGATGTTAATTTCAGTGCCCAGTTTTTTATTCGTTTGCTGGAATCAGGTTCGGGTTTAAATGGATTGGAAAGTTTGGACTTTTACAGTAAAGAAAGTCAGAAAAAAAAACTGGATGATATGGGATCAATTAAAGATTCAGGTAATTTATTGGAGGACTGTGACTTAGTTTTGGGTACCCAGAATGAGTCAAGAATTAATAAATGCATCAGTGTGAAGAACTTTGGTTCAATTTGTTTTACTATTAGCAAATATGGAGTGATTAGTCATGTTGATACTATATGGAAGTATCAAATTCAACCACAAGAAAGGCTAAATCTTGGTCAGATTTTGACTTGTAAAGTAGCTGTTGATGCTATAGCAAAAGGGTTCCTTGTAAAGAAGCTGCAGAGAAGGCAGTTAAGTAGCAGCATAAATTTGGAGGAATATGAAGAGTTTGAACTTATGGTACCTCCTGGATCAGCACTTCTATTTCCAAGTGATACAGCAGTTGGTGTTGATGAACTCAAAGAAATGAATTTTGGGGTCAAGAATTTGATTGTTCTAGATGGGACATGGGCAAAGGCTAAGAGGATGTATAAAGAGAATCCATGGTTGAGGTTTTTGCCTCATTTGAAGTTGGATTTGGATAAACTGAGCTTGTATAATGAGGTCAGGCATCAACCAAATGCTGGTTGCTTGTCAACCATTGAAAGTATTGTTTATGCATTGAAGGCAGTAGGGGATAATTCAGAAGGTTTGGATAGTCTTTTGGATGTTTTTGAGTCCATGGTTGGTGATCAAAGAAGGTGTAAGAATGAGAGGCTGAGCAAAGTCTCCCCAACATGA
- the LOC8282917 gene encoding protein FATTY ACID EXPORT 5, protein MHDFCLTIPYGLILIVGGVIGYLKRGSMASLGGGVGTGLLLLLAGYLSLKAFGKRKNSYLALAIETVCAAVLTFVMGQRYMQTSKIMPAGIVGGISALMTGFYLFKIATSGNHIPAKAE, encoded by the exons ATGCACGATTTCTGCTTAACGATCCCATACGGGTTAATTCTTATAGTGGGAGGAGTTATTGGGTATCTAAAGAGAGGGAGCATGGCTTCTTTGGGTGGAGGAGTGGGTACTGgattgcttcttcttttagcTGGGTATTTGAGTCTCAAAGcttttggaaaaagaaaaaattcttATCTTGCTTTAGCCATTGAAACCG TTTGTGCAGCAGTGCTGACATTTGTGATGGGACAGCGTTATATGCAAACCTCTAAGATTATGCCTGCTGGTATTGTTGGAGGGATAAG TGCTCTCATGACTGGGTTTTATCTGTTCAAAATTGCAACCAGTGGCAACCACATTCCTGCCAAGGCTGAGTGA
- the LOC8282915 gene encoding purple acid phosphatase 18: MMGKLILSVFLLILATVSGDYIRPPPRKTLHFSWSYKSPSHPQQLHISLAGDKHMRVSWVTADKSSPSTVQYGTSPGRYTSISQGESTSYNYLLYSSGKIHHTVIGPLEPDTVYFYKCGGQGREFQLKTPPAQSPITFAVAGDLGQTGWTKSTLDHIKQCKYDVHLLPGDLSYADYMQHRWDTFGDLVEPLASARPWMVTEGNHEKEIIPFLMDGFQSYNSRWKMPFEESGSSSNLYYSFEVAGAHVIMLGSYADYDEYSDQYNWLKADLAKVDRKKTPWLLVLFHVPWYNSNKAHQGEGDGMMVAMEPLLYAASVDVVLAGHVHAYERTKRVNNGRSDQCGAVHITIGDGGNKEGLAQKYKSPQPEWSVFREASFGHGELKLVNSTHAFWTWHRNDDDEPVRSDQIWITSLVSSGCIDEKRHELRKILMGP, translated from the exons ATGATGGGAAAATTGATCTTATCGGTCTTTCTGTTAATCCTTGCAACTGTCAGTGGTGACTATATCAGACCTCCTCCTCGTAAAACTTTGCATTTCTCATGGAGTTACAAGTCCCCTTCTCATCCCCAACAG TTGCACATTTCTTTGGCTGGAGATAAGCACATGCGAGTTTCATGGGTCACTGCTGACAAATCTTCTCCATCAACTGTTCAATATGGAACTTCACCTGGTAGATACACTAGTATATCTCAAGGGGAGAGCACTTCTTATAATTATCTGTTGTATAGCTCAGGGAAGATACACCACACAGTCATTGGACCATTGGAACCTGACACGGTTTACTTCTACAAATGTGGAGGACAAGGTCGTGAGTTCCAGCTAAAGACTCCTCCAGCTCAGTCGCCGATTACTTTTGCTGTGGCTGGAGATTTAGGCCAAACTGGCTGGACTAAATCGACTCTAGACCACATTAAACAATGTAAATATGATGTGCATCTGCTTCCTGGAGACCTTTCATATGCTGATTATATGCAGCATCGATGGGACACATTTGGCGATCTGGTAGAGCCACTTGCTAGTGCAAGGCCATGGATGGTGACAGAAGGGAACCacgaaaaagaaatcataccATTCTTAATGGATGGGTTTCAATCCTATAATTCTAGATGGAAAATGCCCTTTGAGGAGAGTGGTTCAAGTTCAAatctttattattcttttgaaGTTGCGGGGGCTCATGTAATTATGCTTGGTTCATATGCAGATTATGATGAGTATTCAGATCAATATAACTGGCTCAAG GCTGATCTGGCTAAGGTGGACCGGAAGAAGACTCCTTGGCTGCTTGTACTATTCCATGTGCCATGGTACAATAGCAACAAGGCTCATCAAGGTGAAGGGGACGGGATGATGGTAGCTATGGAGCCATTACTTTATGCTGCTAGTGTGGACGTAGTGCTAGCTGGGCATGTGCATGCTTATGAACGCACG AAACGTGTGAACAATGGAAGGTCGGATCAATGTGGTGCTGTTCATATAACCATTGGAGATGGAGGAAATAAAGAAGGTTTAGCACAAAA ATACAAAAGCCCACAGCCAGAATGGTCAGTCTTCCGTGAGGCAAGCTTTGGCCACGGCGAGCTCAAATTAGTAAATTCAACTCACGCCTTCTGGACCTGGCACAGGAATGATGATGACGAGCCTGTTAGATCTGATCAGATCTGGATAACATCTTTGGTCAGTTCAGGATGCATCGACGAAAAGAGACATGAACTGAGAAAAATTCTTATGGGACCTTAG
- the LOC8282916 gene encoding CRS2-associated factor 2, mitochondrial encodes MYNLKRYQLSLPKCYSIKLLFCPYSLLSSSRIQSFTLCSSSNQMLLKLLSWHHKTLTKTPASYPFNYFTYFLSHTLSEDLYDPPFTLASKPKAKKAPTNQPGSNENPNKDPKLPLKSDLPFDFRYSYSESDSAIQPIGYREPKRFSPFGPGRLDRKWTGVAAPVQSEVDMEIVMEERRRVLGDPLTEEEVEELVERYRHSDCSRQINLGKGGVTHNMLDDIHNHWKKAEAVRIKCLGVPTLDMDNVCFHLEDKSGGKIIYRHINILLLYRGRNYDPKNRPVIPIMLWKPYAPIFPKLVKNVADGLSFEETKEIRNRGLNSPALMKLTRNGVYVYVVERVREAFQTEEVVRLDCTHVGSSDCKKIGVKLRDLVPCVPILFKDEQIILWRGKRDQEQNPEAALMADGPLGT; translated from the exons ATGtacaatttaaaaagatatcaaCTTTCTCTTCCAAAATGCTattctattaaattactattttgCCCTTACTCATTACTATCATCTTCAAGAATTCAGTCTTTTACTCTCTGTTCTAGTTCTAACCAAATGCTTCTAAAACTCCTTTCTTGGCATCACAAAACCCTAACAAAAACCCCTGCCTCTTACCCGTTCaattatttcacttatttCTTGAGTCACACACTCTCTGAAGACCTATATGATCCACCCTTTACTCTCGCATCCAAACCCAAAGCCAAAAAGGCGCCAACAAACCAGCCAGGCTCTAATGAGAACCCGAATAAAGACCCGAAGCTACCATTAAAATCGGACCTTCCTTTTGACTTCAGATACTCGTACTCGGAATCCGATTCGGCTATTCAGCCAATTGGGTATCGCGAACCGAAGCGGTTTTCGCCATTCGGCCCGGGTCGGCTTGATAGGAAATGGACGGGTGTTGCTGCCCCGGTCCAGTCGGAGGTGGATATGGAGATAGTAATGGAGGAGAGGAGACGGGTTCTCGGGGATCCACTCACGGAGGAGGAGGTGGAGGAGCTCGTGGAACGGTATAGGCACAGTGATTGTTCTAGGCAAATTAATTTAG GGAAGGGGGGAGTCACTCACAACATGTTGGATGACATCCACAATCATTGGAAGAAAGCTGAAGCtgtaaggatcaaatgctTGGGAGTGCCAACTCTTGATATGGATAATGTCTGCTTCCACCTTGAG GATAAATCTGGTGGGAAGATTATATACCGCCACATTAATATCCTTCTTTTATACCGTGGTCGAAACTATGATCCCAAGAACCGTCCTGTTATTCCGATCATGTTGTGGAAACCTTATGCCCCTATATTTCCGAAGCTTGTCAAGAATGTAGCTGACGGCCTCTCTTTTGAAGAGACAAAAGAGATAAGAAATAGAGGGCTAAATTCTCCTGCGCTGATGAAACTTA CTAGGAATGGTGTGTATGTATATGTAGTGGAGAGAGTGAGGGAGGCCTTCCAGACTGAAGAAGTTGTGAGACTAGACTGCACCCATGTTGGCTCCAGTGACTGCAAAAAGATTGGTGTCAAGCTAAGG GATTTGGTACCTTGTGTTCCTATTTTATTCAAGGATGAGCAGATTATACTCTGGAGAGGCAAGAGAGATCAGGAACAGAACCCAGAAGCTGCCCTGATGGCTGATGGACCTTTAGGTACTTGA